One part of the Mariniblastus fucicola genome encodes these proteins:
- a CDS encoding YiiX/YebB-like N1pC/P60 family cysteine hydrolase, with translation MFSDETVRKKIASAARTLLTVGPLMPTENSLATEIQDAANASERGYFLPDEDERVRIAYAQYLRTRKALFETLNELRPLVLSKGKVSSEYQVQVFIVSWCTACLLVRSGRYLVDNFRKNCLVRKKLDESEPRFAIAHKEFTAIYKSLTSPRNIWIFLTGLKQAEKSRIEIESLANHPVVGPIVAMLKEEEPWIESSARYYTTGRFKYRWYSFLRRHRSGYQNVSFALFRIGGSLIAELRNHWKRKRVTPGVQRKIGKLLEPGDVIITRHDDATTNIFLPGFWPHAALHIGTEQQRALIGVSIDADRSTRACDPVRILEARKDGVLLRALDDTLSVDCCAVLRPQLKPDEIAAALSTAVTHEGKQYDFEFDFRRANKLVCTEVVYRSFHGVGGIKFELTLKAGRLCLPAEALIDYAIEGKVYKPICVYGVNGNRFYSTEDTARAALISTRKKSQTPSR, from the coding sequence ATGTTCAGCGACGAAACAGTCCGAAAGAAAATTGCCTCCGCCGCAAGAACGTTGCTCACGGTTGGCCCGTTGATGCCGACCGAAAATTCTTTGGCCACGGAAATTCAGGACGCGGCGAACGCTTCTGAACGCGGCTACTTTTTGCCCGACGAAGATGAACGCGTACGCATCGCCTACGCCCAATACCTGCGGACGCGAAAGGCTCTATTCGAGACGCTCAATGAGCTTCGGCCGCTGGTGCTGTCGAAAGGAAAAGTCTCGTCGGAGTACCAAGTTCAGGTTTTTATCGTTTCGTGGTGCACCGCCTGTTTGCTGGTTCGTTCCGGGCGGTACCTGGTCGACAACTTTCGAAAAAACTGTCTGGTTCGGAAAAAGTTGGACGAGTCAGAACCGCGATTTGCGATTGCGCACAAAGAGTTCACCGCGATCTACAAGTCGCTGACTTCGCCGCGTAACATCTGGATCTTTTTGACAGGATTGAAGCAGGCTGAAAAATCGCGGATTGAAATCGAGTCGCTCGCCAACCATCCGGTCGTCGGTCCAATCGTGGCAATGCTGAAAGAGGAAGAGCCCTGGATTGAATCGAGCGCCCGCTACTACACAACAGGCAGGTTCAAGTATCGCTGGTATTCGTTTCTTCGTCGCCATCGCTCGGGCTATCAGAACGTCAGCTTTGCTCTGTTCCGAATCGGCGGCAGCCTGATCGCGGAACTTCGCAACCACTGGAAACGAAAACGGGTCACGCCTGGAGTTCAGCGTAAAATTGGCAAGCTGCTCGAACCCGGCGACGTGATCATTACCCGCCACGATGACGCGACGACGAACATTTTTCTGCCAGGATTTTGGCCGCATGCCGCGCTGCACATTGGGACCGAACAGCAGCGTGCCTTGATCGGTGTCAGCATCGACGCCGATCGTTCGACGCGTGCTTGCGACCCGGTGCGAATCCTTGAAGCTCGCAAGGACGGCGTTCTGTTGCGGGCACTCGACGATACCCTTTCGGTCGATTGTTGCGCGGTGCTCAGGCCTCAACTGAAACCTGATGAAATCGCTGCAGCGCTCTCCACGGCGGTGACTCACGAAGGCAAACAGTATGACTTTGAGTTCGATTTTCGCCGGGCCAACAAGCTGGTTTGCACCGAAGTTGTCTATCGCTCCTTTCATGGCGTCGGTGGCATCAAGTTCGAGTTGACGCTTAAAGCAGGACGACTCTGTTTGCCGGCCGAGGCGTTAATCGATTACGCGATCGAAGGAAAAGTCTACAAACCGATCTGCGTTTACGGTGTCAATGGGAATCGTTTTTACAGCACCGAAGACACGGCGCGTGCTGCGTTGATTTCGACGCGGAAGAAGTCCCAGACACCCTCCCGCTGA
- a CDS encoding sulfatase-like hydrolase/transferase, which translates to MPATVVLIIDGLSANLPGPYGNTTVDTPTLNRLAAESTLFDFCFAESPQLSDSCPILWRDLIEEGSVLVSDCAEVLQLGSTAGFDSIIDATGPVRTELATSVAETQTANFFIHAIEALQTIDSDGLCWLHHAGLAGEWDAPWPFRCAFADEEDPEPPTSIERPVSRFDLKDVDPDVLLGYQQSAYAQLVVIDQLLGVFLEQLRQSGMLDQVSFVFTSPRGYPLGEHGVVGHFDNLYNETLHVPLMIREPRNEDAEFGARHQGMVQFAQLNRMIAGMLDGGFHAVPFCDAAISKVDHWASIHDGTWKLIYDQGSHATAELYAKPDDRWDVNDVSSRRADVVEAFLAGDEPEAGEE; encoded by the coding sequence ATGCCTGCCACAGTAGTTCTCATCATCGACGGTTTGTCCGCCAATCTTCCCGGTCCGTATGGGAACACGACGGTCGACACTCCAACGCTCAATCGTTTGGCTGCCGAATCGACGCTGTTTGATTTTTGTTTTGCCGAGTCGCCTCAGCTTTCGGATTCCTGTCCAATCCTGTGGCGTGACCTGATTGAAGAAGGCAGCGTTCTGGTTTCGGATTGTGCCGAAGTGTTACAGCTCGGATCGACTGCAGGGTTTGACTCGATCATCGATGCCACCGGACCGGTCAGGACCGAGTTGGCGACCAGCGTTGCCGAAACGCAAACTGCGAACTTCTTTATCCACGCTATCGAAGCCTTGCAAACAATCGATTCCGACGGTCTCTGTTGGCTGCATCATGCGGGGCTTGCCGGCGAATGGGATGCTCCCTGGCCGTTCCGGTGTGCGTTTGCCGACGAAGAAGATCCCGAACCACCGACTTCGATCGAACGTCCGGTCAGCCGTTTCGATCTGAAGGATGTCGATCCGGATGTCTTGCTGGGCTATCAGCAATCGGCGTACGCACAGCTCGTCGTGATCGACCAGTTGCTAGGCGTCTTTTTAGAGCAGCTTCGGCAAAGCGGAATGCTTGATCAGGTCTCTTTTGTATTCACGTCCCCTCGCGGCTATCCGCTGGGAGAGCACGGCGTGGTTGGCCATTTCGACAACCTGTACAACGAAACGCTTCACGTCCCATTGATGATTCGCGAACCACGAAACGAGGACGCTGAGTTTGGTGCCAGGCATCAGGGAATGGTACAGTTTGCGCAACTGAATCGGATGATCGCGGGCATGCTTGACGGAGGTTTTCATGCCGTGCCGTTTTGTGATGCGGCGATTTCGAAAGTCGATCATTGGGCCAGTATTCACGACGGCACGTGGAAACTGATTTACGATCAGGGGTCGCACGCAACAGCTGAGCTCTACGCCAAGCCGGATGACCGCTGGGATGTGAACGATGTGAGCAGCCGTCGTGCGGACGTGGTTGAAGCGTTCCTGGCCGGTGATGAACCCGAGGCGGGAGAAGAATGA
- a CDS encoding MBL fold metallo-hydrolase, whose translation MNLHFLGTTGYHPNEKRQTACLMIPEHGIIFDAGTGLFRARDLICTTTLDIFLSHVHLDHSIGLTFLYNVLWGKDIERVTVHLDGDKIPAIENALYHKDLFPVGPNFDMKPLPTGPIELTKEISIDHCPLDHPGGSTGYRLQHPGGSLAYITDTVANPNADYVDFIADVDVLVHECYFPDGWEDRAELTGHSCLTPVANVATTARAKQTYLVHMNPLDGSDDPLDVKSVERICSTMQLAEDQMIIEL comes from the coding sequence GTGAACCTGCATTTTCTTGGAACCACCGGGTATCATCCAAACGAGAAACGCCAGACAGCGTGCCTGATGATTCCGGAACATGGAATTATCTTCGACGCGGGAACCGGTCTGTTTCGTGCACGCGATCTGATTTGCACCACGACGCTCGACATCTTTCTGTCGCATGTTCATCTGGATCATTCGATCGGTTTGACGTTTCTGTACAACGTGCTGTGGGGCAAGGACATCGAGCGCGTGACGGTGCACCTTGATGGCGACAAGATTCCCGCAATCGAGAACGCGCTCTACCACAAAGATCTGTTTCCGGTTGGCCCCAACTTCGACATGAAGCCGTTGCCAACGGGTCCGATCGAGCTCACGAAAGAAATCTCGATCGACCATTGCCCGCTGGACCATCCTGGCGGAAGCACGGGCTATCGCTTGCAGCATCCGGGCGGATCGCTGGCTTACATCACAGACACAGTAGCCAATCCAAACGCTGACTACGTCGACTTTATTGCGGACGTCGATGTTTTGGTCCACGAGTGCTACTTTCCCGATGGCTGGGAAGACCGTGCTGAACTGACAGGCCACAGCTGTTTGACTCCCGTTGCTAACGTCGCGACGACGGCCCGCGCGAAGCAAACGTATCTGGTTCACATGAATCCGCTCGACGGGTCGGATGATCCACTCGACGTAAAATCGGTCGAGCGGATTTGCTCAACGATGCAACTCGCCGAAGATCAAATGATCATTGAGCTCTAA
- the rnhA gene encoding ribonuclease HI, with product MTTNANFEIHLFTDGGCSGNPGPGGWAYLMRHLPSGKESEVSGAKELTTNNQMELEAVIQGLAALKRPCRVELFTDSTYVGKGMTEWMPKWKSNQWQRKDNGKLVPVKNVELWQQLDEQLGRHQVKYTWVKGHSEHPENDRVDELAVAAYQKYL from the coding sequence ATGACGACTAACGCAAATTTTGAAATTCACCTTTTCACCGACGGTGGCTGCAGCGGAAACCCCGGACCAGGCGGTTGGGCGTATTTGATGCGACATTTGCCCAGCGGCAAAGAGTCAGAAGTGTCTGGCGCGAAAGAGCTTACGACAAATAATCAGATGGAGCTCGAAGCTGTGATTCAGGGTTTGGCTGCGTTGAAGCGACCATGCCGCGTCGAGCTTTTTACGGACTCAACGTACGTTGGAAAAGGAATGACGGAGTGGATGCCAAAATGGAAAAGCAATCAATGGCAGCGGAAGGATAACGGAAAACTGGTTCCGGTCAAAAATGTCGAGTTGTGGCAGCAGCTTGATGAACAGCTGGGGCGACACCAGGTGAAGTATACGTGGGTCAAAGGGCACAGTGAACATCCGGAGAATGACCGCGTAGACGAACTGGCGGTTGCCGCGTATCAAAAATATCTGTAG
- the typA gene encoding translational GTPase TypA: MATRSDIRNIVIIAHVDHGKTTLVDCLLRQSGQFRDAQLQGERILDSGDLEKERGITILAKNISLNYKDTKINIIDTPGHADFGGEVERVLKMADGALLLVDAAEGPMPQTRFVLGKALEAGLKPMVVVNKVDRPDARTLEVVDEAIELICEMGGEEYLDNFHFIFASAKEGFSTHDLENQSGDMNPLLDMVLENVPPPEVEPGDFQMLVTTMDWSEFVGRIAVGRIRRGSVKKGQTVTVVQADDKLVTAKVSSVNVFDKLGRVEVDSAEAGDVVALTGLESIEIGDTICQNDKPDALPRIEVDEPTLEMVFTINSSPLAGKEGKYVTSRQLRERLTKELDRNVALKVRQLEGGDAFAVSGRGILHLAVLIETMRREGFELSVGKPQVVQKVIDGVKCEPFESLVVEVPTDKFGPVMEMVGNRRGELLEMNARGDFTQANFVIPSRGLIGARTRLLNATQGTAIINHRFLEFRPVEGEIPTRSNGAAISMAAGKAVGFALFNLQQRFELFVSPGDQVYEGMVVGENSRANDLAVNPCKEKQLTNMRASGSDENIMLKPARLFSLEAALEYVEEDELVEITPSTIRLRKWLLKEADRKRKARLAVAK; the protein is encoded by the coding sequence ATGGCAACTCGCTCAGACATTCGCAACATCGTCATCATCGCTCACGTCGATCATGGCAAAACGACGCTGGTCGACTGCCTGCTTCGGCAAAGCGGACAGTTCCGCGACGCTCAACTACAGGGAGAGCGAATTCTTGATTCGGGTGACCTGGAAAAAGAGCGTGGCATCACGATTTTGGCGAAAAACATTTCGCTGAACTATAAAGACACCAAGATCAACATCATCGACACGCCAGGTCACGCGGACTTTGGCGGAGAAGTCGAACGCGTCCTGAAAATGGCCGACGGAGCACTTCTGCTGGTCGACGCGGCGGAAGGCCCGATGCCGCAAACCAGATTCGTGCTGGGCAAAGCCCTCGAAGCTGGACTCAAGCCGATGGTCGTTGTCAATAAAGTCGATCGTCCCGACGCGCGAACCCTCGAAGTCGTCGACGAAGCAATCGAGCTGATTTGCGAAATGGGTGGCGAAGAGTACCTCGACAACTTTCACTTTATCTTCGCGTCGGCCAAAGAAGGATTCTCAACGCACGACCTGGAGAACCAATCTGGCGACATGAACCCGTTGTTGGACATGGTTCTGGAAAACGTTCCGCCACCAGAAGTCGAACCGGGCGACTTTCAGATGTTGGTCACGACAATGGACTGGTCTGAGTTCGTCGGGCGAATCGCCGTCGGACGAATCCGCCGCGGCAGCGTCAAGAAAGGCCAGACGGTGACCGTCGTGCAGGCTGACGACAAACTCGTCACCGCAAAAGTTAGCTCGGTGAATGTGTTCGACAAACTGGGTCGTGTCGAAGTTGATTCTGCCGAAGCCGGCGACGTCGTTGCTCTGACGGGTTTGGAGTCGATTGAAATTGGCGACACGATTTGCCAGAACGACAAACCAGATGCCTTGCCACGGATCGAAGTCGACGAGCCGACGCTGGAGATGGTGTTCACGATCAACAGTTCGCCGCTGGCGGGTAAAGAAGGCAAGTACGTCACGTCGCGTCAGCTTCGCGAACGCCTGACCAAAGAACTCGATCGAAACGTGGCTCTAAAAGTTCGTCAGCTCGAAGGCGGCGATGCCTTCGCGGTTTCCGGTCGCGGAATCTTGCACCTGGCGGTTCTGATCGAGACCATGCGACGCGAAGGCTTCGAGCTTTCCGTCGGCAAGCCGCAAGTGGTTCAGAAAGTCATCGACGGCGTGAAGTGCGAGCCGTTTGAGTCCCTGGTCGTGGAAGTTCCGACCGACAAGTTCGGTCCGGTGATGGAGATGGTCGGGAATCGACGCGGGGAATTGCTGGAGATGAACGCTCGCGGCGATTTCACCCAAGCCAACTTTGTGATTCCGTCCCGCGGCCTGATCGGCGCTCGAACCCGCTTGCTCAATGCGACTCAGGGCACGGCGATTATCAACCATCGCTTTCTGGAGTTCCGACCTGTCGAAGGCGAAATTCCGACTCGAAGCAACGGAGCCGCGATTTCGATGGCGGCTGGCAAAGCCGTTGGTTTCGCTCTGTTCAATTTACAGCAGCGTTTCGAATTGTTCGTGAGCCCTGGCGATCAGGTTTATGAAGGCATGGTCGTGGGCGAAAACTCACGAGCCAACGACCTGGCCGTGAATCCGTGCAAGGAAAAACAGCTGACCAACATGCGGGCGTCGGGCAGCGATGAAAACATCATGCTCAAGCCAGCACGTCTGTTCAGCCTGGAAGCCGCGTTGGAATACGTCGAAGAAGACGAACTGGTAGAGATCACGCCAAGCACCATCCGTTTGCGCAAGTGGTTGCTCAAAGAGGCCGATCGAAAACGTAAGGCCCGACTTGCGGTCGCCAAATAG
- the mnmA gene encoding tRNA 2-thiouridine(34) synthase MnmA has translation MSRVVLAMSGGVDSSVAAHLLLEQGHEVIGVFMRHGEEAVEACAIDGQDKTSSPLLPILNQRADHKQGCCSASDAEDGRRVAERLNIPFYALNLEAEFRGIIDYFVDEYSIGRTPNPCVMCNNRIKFGKLFDYADSVGAKFLATGHYAQLAHGDDGPALTRGVDAGKDQSYVLFGIKKKYLSRMLLPVGGYDKPKIREIAGTLGLNVAEKKDSQEICFVTSGKHDQFVRARRGTDSESTAGDIVTTSGKVVGQHPGIEGFTIGQRRGLGVAMGEPYFVVQIKPADKQVVIGPLSDLGCSELTASDTNWLVEPPQGSFRCLAQIRYNSSAWPAEAEVIEDGRLRVKFDEPQNGVAPGQAVVCYDDDRVLGGGWID, from the coding sequence ATGTCCCGCGTAGTTTTAGCCATGTCCGGCGGAGTCGACTCGAGCGTCGCCGCCCATTTGCTTCTCGAACAAGGTCACGAAGTGATCGGCGTCTTTATGCGCCATGGCGAAGAAGCCGTTGAGGCATGCGCGATCGATGGTCAGGACAAAACGTCTTCGCCGCTGCTACCGATTCTGAATCAACGTGCTGACCACAAGCAAGGTTGCTGCAGCGCGTCGGACGCCGAAGATGGTCGCCGTGTCGCTGAGCGGCTGAACATTCCGTTTTACGCGCTCAACCTCGAAGCCGAATTCCGCGGCATCATCGATTACTTTGTGGATGAGTATTCCATCGGTCGGACTCCGAATCCTTGCGTGATGTGCAACAACCGCATCAAGTTCGGCAAGCTGTTCGATTACGCGGACAGCGTCGGAGCAAAATTTCTCGCCACCGGTCACTACGCGCAACTGGCTCATGGTGACGATGGTCCAGCGTTGACTCGTGGAGTCGATGCGGGCAAGGATCAGAGCTACGTATTGTTCGGAATCAAAAAGAAGTATCTTTCGCGGATGTTGCTGCCGGTGGGCGGCTATGACAAGCCAAAGATCCGTGAGATCGCTGGTACGCTTGGGCTCAACGTGGCCGAAAAGAAAGACTCGCAAGAGATCTGCTTTGTGACTTCGGGAAAGCACGATCAGTTCGTGCGGGCTCGACGCGGAACGGATTCGGAATCAACCGCCGGAGACATTGTGACGACGTCCGGAAAAGTCGTCGGGCAGCATCCGGGAATCGAAGGCTTTACCATCGGCCAGCGTCGAGGCCTTGGCGTGGCGATGGGCGAGCCGTATTTCGTGGTGCAGATCAAGCCGGCTGACAAGCAGGTCGTGATCGGTCCGCTGTCAGATTTGGGCTGTAGCGAGTTGACGGCCAGCGACACGAATTGGCTGGTCGAACCTCCGCAAGGAAGTTTTCGCTGTCTGGCCCAGATTCGCTACAACAGTTCGGCTTGGCCAGCGGAAGCCGAAGTTATTGAAGACGGTCGATTGCGGGTCAAGTTTGACGAACCGCAGAATGGAGTCGCTCCCGGCCAAGCCGTGGTTTGCTACGACGACGATCGCGTTCTTGGCGGCGGCTGGATTGATTGA
- the floA gene encoding flotillin-like protein FloA (flotillin-like protein involved in membrane lipid rafts), producing the protein MASTATLLAQEGDFPWQFLLLAVGAIIAVLLGIVFLIVLATYGKLWIQAWTSGAQIKMFDLVGMGFRKVRPNVIVNAKIMAKQAQLDISKKHGISTQRLEAHYLAGGDVMRVIRAIIAAQRARIDLDFDRAAAIDLAGRDVMDAVTTSVDPKVIDCPDPQRSGKNFLSAIAKNGVELKIRARVTVRTNLEQLIGGATEDTVIARVGESIISSIGSSLDHKAVLENPDRISKAVLERGLDAQTAFEIVSIDIADIDVGENIGARLQADQAEADTRVARANAEKRRADAIAREQEMKADVAKQKANLVLAESEVPIAMAGAFRDGNLRTK; encoded by the coding sequence TTGGCTTCGACGGCAACCCTCTTGGCTCAGGAAGGCGACTTCCCCTGGCAGTTCCTGCTGCTGGCGGTCGGTGCGATCATTGCCGTATTGCTGGGTATCGTCTTCCTGATTGTGCTCGCGACGTATGGGAAGCTCTGGATTCAGGCTTGGACATCGGGCGCTCAAATCAAAATGTTCGACCTGGTCGGAATGGGCTTTCGCAAAGTGCGTCCCAACGTGATCGTCAACGCCAAGATCATGGCCAAACAGGCTCAGTTGGACATTTCAAAAAAGCACGGAATCAGCACGCAGCGACTTGAGGCTCACTACCTCGCCGGCGGAGACGTGATGCGAGTCATCCGCGCGATCATCGCGGCTCAACGGGCTCGAATCGATCTGGACTTTGATCGAGCAGCAGCAATTGACCTCGCCGGTCGCGATGTAATGGATGCGGTCACGACCAGCGTTGATCCGAAGGTGATCGACTGCCCTGATCCGCAGCGAAGCGGCAAGAACTTTCTCAGCGCGATTGCCAAAAACGGCGTGGAGCTAAAAATTCGTGCTCGCGTAACGGTCCGTACGAACCTTGAGCAGTTGATCGGGGGAGCGACCGAAGACACTGTAATTGCACGTGTCGGTGAAAGTATCATTTCGTCGATCGGATCGTCGCTGGATCACAAAGCCGTCCTTGAGAATCCGGATCGAATCTCCAAGGCGGTACTTGAACGCGGGCTCGATGCTCAGACGGCGTTTGAAATCGTTTCGATCGACATCGCTGACATCGACGTTGGAGAAAATATTGGTGCCCGACTTCAGGCTGATCAGGCGGAAGCCGACACACGCGTCGCCCGAGCCAATGCTGAGAAACGACGCGCCGACGCGATTGCTCGTGAGCAGGAAATGAAAGCCGATGTTGCCAAACAGAAAGCCAATCTGGTTCTTGCCGAATCTGAAGTTCCGATCGCGATGGCTGGTGCGTTTCGCGACGGCAACTTGCGAACCAAATAA
- the lpxK gene encoding tetraacyldisaccharide 4'-kinase → MSIPWLLRIVSGKQKGPAAALVRVGLWSLTPIYRFAVWFRNRQFDTGSRDITSVDAKVISIGNLTTGGTGKTPMVVWVSQLLQRNNLSVGIVSRGYGSRDDQTPNDEALELLSRLPAVPHVQNPDRVAAARSCIEKHSVDAIVLDDGFQHRRIGRDLDIVLIDASNPFGFGNVLPRGLLREPISSLKRADIVVVTRCDRVEADMVLATRRRIAAETSAPIVLARTTANSLFQHKNSEATTTDEPTEIPIAKAHSGRWFAFSAIGNPESFEASLAELQLDVLGSIRFRDHHHFDDGDLRKIVVAAKQAGADRLVCTHKDLVKISRESIGDRPVFALKIDFEIFEGQEEIEQAILDLFATLKALE, encoded by the coding sequence ATGAGCATTCCCTGGCTTCTACGAATCGTCAGCGGCAAGCAGAAAGGTCCGGCTGCGGCGTTGGTGCGTGTCGGACTGTGGTCTCTCACGCCGATCTATCGGTTTGCTGTCTGGTTTCGCAACCGTCAGTTCGACACCGGTTCGCGCGACATCACTTCGGTGGACGCTAAAGTGATTTCGATTGGCAACCTCACCACCGGTGGAACGGGCAAGACGCCGATGGTCGTTTGGGTTTCGCAATTGTTGCAACGAAACAATCTGTCGGTCGGCATCGTCAGCCGCGGCTATGGCAGTCGCGACGATCAAACTCCCAATGACGAGGCACTGGAGTTGCTATCGCGGTTGCCTGCTGTGCCGCATGTGCAGAATCCGGATCGCGTCGCGGCGGCCCGGAGTTGTATCGAGAAGCATTCAGTCGACGCAATCGTGCTCGACGACGGCTTTCAACATCGCAGAATCGGGCGTGATCTCGATATCGTGTTAATCGATGCCTCGAACCCGTTTGGCTTTGGCAACGTTTTGCCGCGAGGCCTGTTGCGCGAACCGATTTCGTCACTGAAGCGTGCTGACATCGTGGTGGTAACGCGTTGCGATCGAGTCGAAGCCGACATGGTTCTGGCGACGCGACGTCGAATCGCTGCGGAGACTTCGGCGCCGATCGTGCTGGCCAGAACCACAGCCAACTCACTTTTCCAACACAAAAATTCAGAGGCAACGACGACCGATGAACCAACGGAAATTCCGATCGCAAAGGCTCACTCGGGGCGTTGGTTTGCGTTCTCTGCAATCGGGAACCCGGAATCCTTCGAAGCCTCTCTGGCGGAACTGCAACTCGACGTTTTAGGTTCAATTCGGTTTCGCGACCATCATCACTTCGACGACGGTGACTTGCGAAAGATCGTGGTTGCAGCAAAGCAGGCAGGTGCCGATCGTCTGGTCTGCACGCACAAAGACCTGGTCAAAATCTCACGGGAATCGATCGGCGATCGCCCGGTTTTCGCGCTGAAGATCGACTTCGAAATTTTCGAGGGACAGGAAGAAATCGAACAGGCAATTCTTGATCTATTCGCGACGCTGAAAGCGCTGGAATAG